CTTTGATTCCATTTCTCAAGAAGGCTGGATCGACTATTAAAAATGCAGTTTCATTCAGAGATGGACGGCCGCACAGGAGCAACACGTCTTTTCAACCCCATGAATCTTACATGAGTTTAACAAATAACGGATTGGACAGCTACAATTACGACCGGTGGGATCGCATAAAAGAATACACAGAAGGCAAGTAGACTACTCATCTTTTGCTTTCAACAATTTATCGGGCCGCAGTTGATGAACTGCGGCCCTTGTTGCGTCTGGGATCAGGTGCGCATAGCGAAGCGTCATCGCCAGAGTCTTGTGTCGCATTAACTCCTTAATTTTGAGGATATCAATCCCAGACAAAGCCAACCATGAGGCAAAAGTGTGTCGAAGGCTGTGGAACACCAAGCGAAGCCGCCGGTCCACAACTCCATCATTAAGTCCAAGCTCATCTACCAGCTTAGCAAACGAATGAGAAAGATTTTCACGCTTATCGCCCCATAAAGGAGAAAAGACCAACTCCGCGTCCTCCTTCCGGCGTTTAAGCCTGGCCTCAAACACGTCCACCACGTCCTGATTCAAGGGAACCTTGCCCCCAGGTTTCCTCTTGTCCGCTTCGCGAACAGTCAGAATTTCGTGCCGCAGGTCCACATCCGCCCAGGCCAAGCGCATCAACTCCCCCATCCGCAACCCCGTGTTCAACGAGAGAATAATGGCATCGTGAAGATCCGGGGACCGCCTGCTGGCCGCCGCCTCGATAAGCCGATCGGCTTCTTCGTAGCTGAAAAAGCGGTCCCGGGAATTGAAGATTTTTGGCACTTCCAGACCATCCGCCGGACTCTTTTCCAGGAGGGGAATGCCCTCCTGACTTGTTTGCCGCGCCACATTGCAAAGGCGGCGGATAAGCGCTCGATATTGCCCCACTGTCGCGGGAGCCAAGCCGGCTTCGACCAGGCCATTAAGGAAGGCCTGGATCATTTCTCGGGTAAGCCCCCGAAGCGGGACATCTCCCAAGGCGGCATTGATGCGGCAATTAAATCGATTTTGGTCACCGTACCAGGAGGCTTTTTTCTTTTTTGCAATCGGAAGATAGTGTTCCCGGAAGAAGTTCCCCAGGGTCAACATCTCAGCCGACTCCAGGCGCTCCCGAGCCGCCTGTTCCTCTCGAGCTGCTTGGTTTTGGGCGCGAATGGCCGCGAGCGTTTGCGGCCCTCCGCCGGTGCGCTGGGCCTCTTTTAGCTGGGCCATCACGGCGGCCACTTTTTTAACGGTCCAGCCGGCCGAGGCCCAGCCCAAGGCTTCCTCATACCTTTTCCCATCGACATAGTGCCGAAGCACGTAGTACACGTCAGGGCGGCCGCTCGGTCCCTTGCGCGTGGGATGCTCCCGACACCTGACGCCGGGGAGGTTAGGCACCTTTTTCCAGTCCATTTTGTCCCCCATCTGTCCCCCTATTGTCCCCTGTTTGTGGGTTGTCAAGGGACGCCAAGGGACGAAGCAAAATCACAACTCATTGATTTTGTTCGTCCAGGGACGCAGAGGGACGCAGCCAAAAGCCTCCTGAGCGGACTTAAAATCCCTAACTCCGCGAGGGGTGTGCGGGTTCGACTCCCGCCCTGGGCACCATATGAAAATCCAAGCACGTCCGAGAACGACAAAAAACCCCGGAAATCCGGGGTTTTCTATTGGTCTAGTGTGCGTCAAAGTGCGCCGAAGTGCGTTGACAACCGGGGGTAGCCGGGGGTATTTCCCGAGGTAACAGAAGCCCGGCACCCGTCGGGCGAGGGAGGTACCCCCGATGCTCACGGATACCGCGATCCGCAACGCAAAGCCCGGACAGAAGCAACGCAAGCTGTCCGACGAAAAGGGCCTCTTCCTGCTTGTCGCTCACTCTGGGGGTAAGTGGTGGCGGTTCAAGTACCGCTTCGCCGGGAAGGAAAAACTCTTGAGCCTCGGCACCTATCCCGAAGTCTCGCTTGCCCAGGCCAGGGAACGCCGCGACGAGGCCCGCAAGCTCCTGGCGCGAGGCATCGACCCGAGCGCCGCCAGGAAGGCGGAGAAAAGGTCTGGTGATGATACTTTTGAGCGGATAGCCTTGGAGTGGTACAGCCGAACCCGCCCCAGGTGGGGCCAAACGGCCGCAACGCAAATCCTCGCGCAGCTCAAACAAAACGTGTTCCCCTGGATTGGCTCCAGGCCGATCCGGGAAATCAACGCAGCGGAACTACTGACGGCCATGCGGAGAATCGAGGAACGAGGCGCGATCTACACCGCCCATCGAGCCCTACAGACCTGCGGCCGAGTGTTCCGGTATGCGTTGGCCTGCAACAAGGTTGACCGCGACCCCACAATAACCCTGCGGGGCACCCTGACCTCCGTCAAGGAAAAGCACCGCGCCTGCATCCTCGATCCTCGGACGCTTGGGAAGCTCCTGCGCGACATTGACGGCTATCAGGGAACATTCGTTGTCCGGGCCGCCCTCAAGCTGGCCCCCCTGCTCTTTGTTCGGCCCGGGGAGCTTCGCCATGCCGAGTGGCCCGAGGTTGACCTTGAAGCGGCGGAATGGCGCATCCCGGCCGCCAAGATGAAAATGGAAGACCTTCATATTGTCCCCCTATCCCGGCAGGCCGTCGCGGTCCTACGGGAGCTTCACCCCCTGACCGGCAAGGGCAAGTATGTCTTTCCCGGCTTCCGATCCCCGGCCAGACCTATGAGTGAGAACACAGTCAACGCGGCCCTACGCTACATGGGGTATTCCGCAGAACAAGTGACGGGGCACGGCTTCCGTGCAACGGCAATGTCACTCCTGAATGAACAAGGGTGGAACCGCGATGCCGTTGACCGCCAGCTTGCCCATGCCGAGCGGAACAAGGTGCGGGCGGCGTATCTCCATGCGGAGTTTCTTCCCGAGCGCCGCCGCATGATGCAGGCATGGGCGGACTTCCTGGACGGCCTCCGCCAAGGTGGGAAGGTGATCCCGATCCGGGCGGCAAGCGGAGAATGAAGCACGGCCCCGGCATCGTGCCGGGGCTTGCCGATAGAGCGGCCCGGAGAGGTGTTACGGCACCCCGCCGGGCCTGACCAAAACCCGAACTGTGGAGGTTCGAGAAATGGCTAATGCGAAGGATACCACGACCGGAGGCAATCTTTCCAGCGCTCGGCAGGTTGAAGTGCGAGCGCAACTTCTTTTCCTCGCGGATTCCCTGACCGCCCGCGAAGGGCTCCCCCTGGAAGGCGAGACGGTCTATGGCCTGGGGAACACGCTGCGAGACTTGGCCGCCAAGCTGGACGAGCCGCTTCCCACGGCATAGGCTCGAAGCGCCAGGTGAAGACCGCCCACGAAGCCGCAAGAACCCGAGGCGGGAACCGTCCGCCAAGGTGAAGAGGCCGGGCAAGAGAAGAATCCTGAACACTTTCCAGGGCCTAGGGGCGGCCTCATGAACCGCCCCGAAAAACCGCAACCCCGGCGGCCCGGCCCTGGGCTCCACCAAGGGGAAAAGCACAAGGGGAGCTTGCCTCATGACCCTGCCCGACTTCATCCGCTGGTGCGACCTCCGGGGCGTCCTGGGAGTACGCGAAGGGTTCCTGATCGAAGACCTTGAACGGCTCGCCTTGAAGCATCTCATCCCGACCTTCGACGCTGAACTTCGCCCCGTTGCCCTTCCCAACTGGCCCGAAGAGCAGCACGACGCCGCCTATGACTGGCCCAACCTGTCGCCCGAAGAGCATTACGACGCCGCCTATGACGGCCCCGGCACGCCGGAAGAGCGGTACGAAGCCGCCTACTGCTGGCCCGACCTGTCAACGGAAGAGGGCCGCCGGGAGTTCGGGCGGTTTCAGTTCGACACGCTGCGCGCGATCCGCGCCCTCGCGGTTGAGGGCGAGCCCATGAGCGAGCTTGCCCGCGCCTACCTGGAAGCCGAGAGGCAGAAAATCCAGGCCGCCAAGGAAGAAGCGGAACAGGCCAAGGCCGAAGCGGAAGCGGCCGCCGCCATGGAAGCACTTTTCGAGCAAGTGCGGGCCGCCGGGAAGAAAGTCATCCAAGGCC
This sequence is a window from Desulfovibrio aminophilus DSM 12254. Protein-coding genes within it:
- a CDS encoding tyrosine-type recombinase/integrase; this translates as MDWKKVPNLPGVRCREHPTRKGPSGRPDVYYVLRHYVDGKRYEEALGWASAGWTVKKVAAVMAQLKEAQRTGGGPQTLAAIRAQNQAAREEQAARERLESAEMLTLGNFFREHYLPIAKKKKASWYGDQNRFNCRINAALGDVPLRGLTREMIQAFLNGLVEAGLAPATVGQYRALIRRLCNVARQTSQEGIPLLEKSPADGLEVPKIFNSRDRFFSYEEADRLIEAAASRRSPDLHDAIILSLNTGLRMGELMRLAWADVDLRHEILTVREADKRKPGGKVPLNQDVVDVFEARLKRRKEDAELVFSPLWGDKRENLSHSFAKLVDELGLNDGVVDRRLRLVFHSLRHTFASWLALSGIDILKIKELMRHKTLAMTLRYAHLIPDATRAAVHQLRPDKLLKAKDE
- a CDS encoding tyrosine-type recombinase/integrase, translating into MLTDTAIRNAKPGQKQRKLSDEKGLFLLVAHSGGKWWRFKYRFAGKEKLLSLGTYPEVSLAQARERRDEARKLLARGIDPSAARKAEKRSGDDTFERIALEWYSRTRPRWGQTAATQILAQLKQNVFPWIGSRPIREINAAELLTAMRRIEERGAIYTAHRALQTCGRVFRYALACNKVDRDPTITLRGTLTSVKEKHRACILDPRTLGKLLRDIDGYQGTFVVRAALKLAPLLFVRPGELRHAEWPEVDLEAAEWRIPAAKMKMEDLHIVPLSRQAVAVLRELHPLTGKGKYVFPGFRSPARPMSENTVNAALRYMGYSAEQVTGHGFRATAMSLLNEQGWNRDAVDRQLAHAERNKVRAAYLHAEFLPERRRMMQAWADFLDGLRQGGKVIPIRAASGE